The Haloarchaeobius amylolyticus genome window below encodes:
- a CDS encoding ribbon-helix-helix protein, CopG family gives MGNKNKTISFRVNEDAFDTLQEIAAERDISLSAVFRDYVDMLVAHDGQVEVLPEHEVPEQGSTGGEEWPPKVEVPKSFVREHERLELEADHLREQLDEYKQYVTHLREALEEAEDGEEVIHLEDLDLETDRDEDSTYRIRD, from the coding sequence ATGGGCAACAAGAACAAGACGATCTCCTTCCGCGTGAACGAGGACGCCTTCGACACGCTCCAGGAGATCGCGGCGGAGCGGGACATCTCCCTCTCGGCGGTCTTCCGCGACTACGTCGACATGCTCGTCGCCCACGACGGCCAGGTCGAGGTACTCCCGGAACACGAGGTCCCCGAACAGGGAAGTACCGGCGGCGAGGAGTGGCCTCCGAAGGTCGAGGTCCCGAAGAGCTTCGTCCGCGAACACGAACGCCTCGAACTCGAAGCGGACCACCTCCGCGAACAGCTCGACGAGTACAAACAGTACGTCACGCACCTCCGCGAGGCCCTCGAAGAGGCCGAAGACGGCGAGGAGGTCATCCACCTCGAGGACCTCGACCTCGAGACCGACCGCGACGAGGACTCGACCTACCGCATCCGCGACTGA
- a CDS encoding DUF5814 domain-containing protein: MAITDKIYVKNHRQLSSQLDTNIPKGAFKGATLDILFNGGENLDKLDETTRERVLDFAQDFMDCGCDNAPYCGHPERKFISYLLELRAQGLSPSAIVDVMGDDYMVYAYEGDVLSFLDDGVRTLEAMEELARVDDNEEMRQRAKRSKEELSG; the protein is encoded by the coding sequence GTGGCCATCACGGACAAGATCTACGTCAAGAACCACCGCCAGCTCAGCTCCCAGCTGGACACGAACATCCCGAAGGGGGCGTTCAAGGGGGCGACGCTGGACATCCTGTTCAACGGTGGGGAGAACCTGGACAAGCTCGACGAGACGACGCGAGAGCGCGTGCTGGACTTCGCGCAGGACTTCATGGACTGTGGCTGTGACAACGCGCCGTACTGCGGGCATCCGGAGCGGAAGTTCATCAGCTACCTGCTGGAGTTGCGGGCGCAGGGGCTGAGCCCGAGCGCCATCGTCGACGTGATGGGTGACGATTACATGGTGTACGCCTACGAGGGCGACGTGCTGTCGTTCCTCGACGACGGGGTCCGGACGCTGGAGGCGATGGAGGAACTGGCTCGCGTCGACGACAACGAGGAGATGCGACAGCGGGCGAAGCGGTCGAAAGAGGAGCTTTCGGGCTAG
- a CDS encoding HNH endonuclease, translated as MADEENEAEWPCPSCDSRFETQRGLHVHHWRSHDERLPNRECRFCGTEFYSEHEQRYCSTGCRQEATSSKGSENPNYRGGKAETTCRICGSSFEYYPSEKTGVYCSVCVEDGEWQETPCLDGTDNPRWKGGKREVACTYCGEPVSRYPSEINETVLCSETCRSEWLSESNTGSGHPNWKGGDPGPYGTGWSTIRRQALERDGYRCVICGTTKEELGRNPDVHHLVPVRLYAESTGFDVAEAHELENVASLCTSCHRKADFGKISWTELRNAVSEEL; from the coding sequence ATGGCTGACGAAGAGAACGAGGCCGAGTGGCCGTGTCCAAGTTGCGACTCCCGATTTGAAACACAGCGCGGTCTGCACGTCCACCACTGGCGAAGTCACGACGAACGCCTTCCAAACCGAGAGTGCCGATTCTGTGGAACCGAGTTCTACTCCGAACACGAACAGCGGTACTGTTCTACCGGCTGTCGACAGGAAGCCACCTCGAGCAAGGGCAGCGAGAACCCGAATTACAGGGGCGGCAAAGCAGAGACCACCTGCCGAATCTGTGGCTCCAGTTTCGAGTACTACCCAAGCGAAAAGACTGGTGTCTACTGTTCGGTATGTGTCGAGGATGGCGAGTGGCAGGAGACTCCCTGCCTCGACGGCACCGATAACCCCCGCTGGAAGGGTGGTAAACGCGAGGTCGCCTGCACCTACTGTGGGGAGCCAGTGTCGAGATATCCCAGCGAGATCAACGAGACAGTCCTCTGTAGCGAGACGTGTCGCAGCGAGTGGCTCTCGGAATCGAACACCGGCTCTGGGCATCCGAACTGGAAGGGCGGAGATCCCGGTCCGTACGGAACGGGTTGGTCGACAATCCGCAGACAGGCACTCGAACGCGATGGCTATCGATGTGTGATCTGTGGAACCACGAAGGAAGAGCTCGGCAGGAATCCCGACGTCCACCACCTTGTTCCGGTTCGACTGTACGCAGAATCCACCGGATTCGACGTCGCAGAGGCGCACGAACTGGAGAACGTGGCGTCGCTCTGTACGAGTTGCCACCGGAAGGCCGATTTCGGGAAGATCTCGTGGACAGAGCTGCGGAATGCGGTCTCCGAAGAATTATAG
- a CDS encoding CBS domain-containing protein: MRSFRIGSLFGIPIKLDLTFLLVLPLFAYLIGDRVAAVADLMNQVFGAGLPIDPLTTGATPWVIGSAAAIGLFAGVVLHELGHSLVAMRYGYPIDSITLWIFGGIASLSEMPEDWKQELQIAIAGPIVSVLVGVASAIAFVVVPAGYPAPRFVVGYLALMNLSLAVFNMLPGFPMDGGRVLRALLARRRPYARATQIAAEVGKLFALLLGLFGLFTFQILLIGIAFFVYIGASSEAQQVVMKAAFQNVTVRDIMTPWERLNTIERDESVATLIQRMFQERHTGYPVLENGALVGLVTLEDARSVPSVERDAYLVEEIMTTDLVTIGPDADAMEALQTMQEEGVGRLLVTDHHNELVGLISRTDLMTAFNIIQESGSANPASRAGTAD, translated from the coding sequence ATGCGAAGTTTCCGCATCGGGTCCCTCTTCGGCATCCCGATCAAGTTGGACCTGACGTTCCTGTTGGTGCTTCCGCTGTTCGCCTACCTCATCGGCGACCGGGTCGCGGCCGTCGCCGACCTGATGAACCAGGTGTTCGGCGCAGGGCTGCCTATCGACCCCCTGACGACCGGGGCGACGCCCTGGGTCATCGGGTCGGCCGCCGCCATCGGCCTGTTCGCCGGCGTCGTGCTGCACGAACTCGGCCACTCGCTCGTCGCGATGCGCTACGGCTACCCCATCGACTCCATCACGCTGTGGATCTTCGGTGGCATCGCCTCGCTCTCCGAGATGCCCGAGGACTGGAAACAGGAGCTCCAGATCGCCATCGCCGGCCCCATCGTCTCCGTGCTGGTCGGGGTGGCCTCCGCCATCGCGTTCGTCGTGGTCCCGGCCGGCTACCCCGCGCCGCGGTTCGTCGTCGGGTACCTCGCGCTGATGAACCTCTCGCTCGCCGTGTTCAACATGCTCCCCGGCTTCCCGATGGACGGCGGTCGGGTGCTCCGCGCACTCCTCGCCCGCCGGCGGCCGTACGCCCGGGCGACCCAGATCGCCGCCGAGGTCGGGAAGCTCTTCGCGCTCCTGCTCGGCCTGTTCGGCCTGTTCACCTTCCAGATCCTGCTCATCGGTATCGCGTTCTTCGTCTACATCGGGGCGTCATCCGAGGCCCAGCAGGTCGTGATGAAGGCGGCGTTCCAGAACGTCACCGTCCGCGACATCATGACCCCGTGGGAGCGCCTCAACACCATCGAGCGCGACGAGAGCGTGGCGACGCTCATCCAGCGCATGTTCCAGGAACGCCACACCGGCTACCCGGTCCTGGAGAACGGCGCCCTCGTCGGGCTGGTGACCCTCGAGGACGCCCGGAGCGTCCCGTCGGTCGAGCGCGACGCCTACCTCGTCGAGGAGATCATGACGACCGACCTCGTCACCATCGGCCCCGACGCCGACGCGATGGAGGCCCTCCAGACCATGCAGGAGGAGGGCGTCGGTCGCCTGCTGGTCACCGACCACCACAACGAGCTCGTCGGGCTCATCTCCCGGACCGACCTCATGACCGCGTTCAACATCATCCAGGAGAGCGGCTCGGCGAACCCGGCGAGTCGGGCCGGGACCGCCGACTGA
- a CDS encoding cupin domain-containing protein, whose amino-acid sequence MSDPEPLVRRAADIDYEDVDAAAGLRKGVLVSADHGAPHFAIRRFTLDPGSEVPKHTNEVEHEQYVLEGEYVVGIGDEEYRVEAGDSLLIPAGTVHWYRNESDQQGAFLCAVPNGDDEIELVE is encoded by the coding sequence ATGAGCGACCCCGAACCACTCGTACGACGCGCCGCAGACATCGACTACGAGGACGTGGACGCTGCCGCCGGGCTCCGCAAGGGGGTACTGGTCTCCGCGGACCACGGCGCACCCCACTTCGCCATCCGCCGGTTCACGCTCGACCCCGGCAGCGAGGTGCCGAAACACACCAACGAGGTGGAACACGAGCAGTACGTACTGGAGGGCGAGTACGTCGTGGGCATCGGTGACGAGGAGTACCGGGTCGAGGCGGGTGACTCGCTCCTGATTCCGGCGGGCACGGTCCACTGGTACCGCAACGAGAGCGACCAGCAGGGCGCGTTCCTCTGTGCGGTGCCGAACGGGGACGACGAGATCGAACTGGTCGAGTAG
- a CDS encoding DUF7552 domain-containing protein, which produces MTDPAGRLRRARRTVADLASEDGGFVVACSTTGHRPEPATGTRFDTRDDAQTAAEATRTYQAAMRELDPEHPTYRPTVYEDDDAPLHVATTRSRTTGMRSNGLPRTQESVTLSNGRDGEWIRMDDAPLIHLSRDDGPFEDDVVARQLDAKLSD; this is translated from the coding sequence ATGACCGACCCCGCCGGGCGCCTCCGACGCGCTCGCCGCACCGTCGCCGACCTCGCCAGCGAGGACGGCGGTTTCGTCGTCGCCTGCTCGACCACCGGCCACCGGCCCGAACCCGCGACCGGCACGCGGTTCGACACCCGTGACGACGCCCAGACGGCCGCCGAGGCGACCCGCACCTACCAGGCCGCGATGCGGGAACTCGACCCCGAGCACCCGACCTACCGACCCACCGTGTACGAGGACGACGACGCGCCCCTGCACGTCGCGACGACGCGCTCCCGGACCACGGGGATGCGCTCGAACGGGCTCCCCCGGACACAGGAGTCGGTGACGCTGAGCAACGGTCGAGACGGCGAGTGGATCCGGATGGACGACGCCCCGCTCATCCACCTCTCCCGGGACGACGGCCCCTTCGAGGACGACGTGGTGGCGCGACAGCTGGACGCGAAGCTCTCCGACTGA
- a CDS encoding DUF7552 domain-containing protein: MARFRDGFGEIRAHLDALHAPGGPYRVVCAKSGETPAPLSGYRFDDRQTAAEATDVAATYRAYLRLYDPTVPFADLIVCEDVDPEPETSRRPATVNRE; this comes from the coding sequence ATGGCACGCTTTCGCGACGGGTTCGGCGAGATTCGAGCCCACCTGGACGCCCTCCACGCCCCGGGTGGCCCGTACCGAGTGGTCTGTGCGAAGTCCGGCGAGACCCCTGCGCCGCTGTCGGGGTATCGCTTCGACGACCGGCAGACCGCGGCGGAGGCGACCGACGTCGCCGCGACCTACCGGGCGTACCTCCGCCTCTACGACCCGACGGTCCCCTTCGCCGACCTCATCGTCTGCGAGGACGTCGACCCCGAGCCCGAGACGAGTCGGCGCCCCGCGACGGTCAACCGCGAGTAG
- a CDS encoding DEAD/DEAH box helicase gives MSEQVQRVDTLFLHETGDTYLAVVVRDGKRVFRAKLELKETSAGPRPGRFRVIRGSSEEPRSPDEFVEIARRATRIRISEQTTSPARDELRSMLDGYQLEAKVVRTCRYCASEGRYSPITADTAVKSGRDYICVDCARAELEQELAYHGEFTGPAQDRLEELMLEVQDIEKIKNLLKGELDPDLTKFDEISATTDDIDLVPTDSLNLHPGLQGMLEDRFDTLLPVQSLAVDNGLFDGDDQLVVSATATGKTLIGEMAGIDNVLNGKGKMLFLVPLVALANQKHEDFEERYGDMVDVTIRVGASRVSASGSRFDPSADVIVGTYEGIDHALRTGKDLGDIGTVVIDEVHTLKEEGRGHRLDGLISRLKYYSDRRKQQRQNYGGAQWVYLSATVGNPSELAQKLWATLIEFEERPVPIERHVTFAGGQEKPRIINRLVKREFDRKSSKGYRGQTIVFTNSRRRCHELARKMEYKAAPYHAGLDYGRRKKVERMFGDQEISAVITTAALAAGVDFPASQVVFDSLAMGIEWLSVQEFSQMLGRAGRPDYHDRGKVYMLVEPDCTYHNSMEMTEDEVAFKLLKGEMEPVITRYDEDAAVEETLANITVAGKKAKKLNDRMLGEIPTKHAIGKLLEYDFIDGFAPTDLGRVVCTHFLTPGDAFTILDGVRKEKHPYEVVADIELKDQEL, from the coding sequence GTGTCTGAACAGGTCCAGCGCGTCGATACGTTGTTCCTCCACGAGACCGGTGACACCTACCTCGCCGTCGTCGTCCGCGATGGCAAGCGCGTGTTTCGCGCGAAACTGGAACTCAAGGAGACCAGCGCCGGGCCCCGCCCCGGTCGCTTCCGGGTCATCCGCGGCTCGTCGGAGGAGCCCCGTAGCCCCGACGAGTTCGTCGAGATCGCCCGCCGAGCGACCCGTATCCGCATCTCCGAGCAGACCACCTCGCCGGCCCGCGACGAGTTGCGGTCGATGCTCGACGGTTACCAGCTGGAGGCGAAGGTGGTCCGGACCTGTCGCTACTGCGCCTCCGAGGGGCGCTACTCGCCCATCACGGCCGACACGGCCGTGAAGTCGGGGCGCGACTACATCTGCGTCGACTGTGCCCGGGCCGAACTCGAACAGGAGCTCGCCTACCACGGCGAGTTCACCGGCCCCGCACAGGACCGCCTCGAGGAGCTGATGCTCGAGGTACAGGACATCGAGAAGATCAAGAACCTGCTCAAGGGCGAGCTCGACCCCGACCTCACGAAGTTCGACGAGATATCGGCGACGACCGACGACATCGACCTCGTCCCGACCGACTCGCTGAACCTCCACCCCGGCCTGCAGGGGATGCTCGAAGACCGCTTCGACACCCTGCTCCCGGTCCAGAGTCTGGCTGTCGACAATGGACTCTTCGACGGCGACGACCAACTCGTGGTGAGCGCGACCGCGACCGGGAAGACCCTCATCGGCGAGATGGCCGGCATCGACAACGTCCTCAACGGGAAGGGGAAGATGCTCTTTCTGGTCCCCCTCGTCGCGCTCGCCAACCAGAAGCACGAGGACTTCGAGGAGCGCTACGGCGACATGGTCGACGTGACCATCCGGGTCGGCGCGAGCCGCGTCTCCGCCTCGGGCTCCCGGTTCGACCCCTCGGCCGACGTCATCGTCGGCACCTACGAGGGTATCGACCACGCGCTCCGGACAGGGAAGGACCTCGGCGACATCGGGACCGTCGTCATCGACGAGGTCCACACGCTCAAAGAGGAGGGCCGCGGCCACCGCCTCGACGGCCTCATCTCCCGGCTGAAGTACTACAGCGACAGGCGCAAACAGCAGCGCCAGAACTACGGCGGCGCCCAGTGGGTCTACCTCTCGGCGACCGTCGGCAACCCCTCGGAACTCGCCCAGAAGCTCTGGGCGACCCTCATCGAGTTCGAGGAGCGCCCCGTCCCCATCGAGCGCCACGTCACCTTCGCGGGCGGACAGGAGAAGCCACGCATCATCAACCGGCTGGTGAAACGCGAGTTCGACCGGAAGTCCTCGAAGGGCTACCGCGGCCAGACCATCGTGTTCACCAACTCCCGGCGGCGCTGTCACGAACTCGCCCGGAAGATGGAGTACAAGGCCGCGCCCTACCACGCCGGACTGGACTACGGTCGCCGGAAGAAGGTCGAGCGCATGTTCGGCGACCAGGAGATCTCCGCGGTCATCACGACCGCGGCGCTCGCGGCCGGTGTCGACTTCCCGGCCTCGCAGGTCGTCTTCGACTCGCTGGCGATGGGTATCGAGTGGCTCTCGGTCCAGGAGTTCAGCCAGATGCTCGGTCGCGCTGGCCGGCCGGACTACCACGACCGCGGGAAGGTGTACATGCTGGTCGAGCCCGACTGCACCTACCACAACTCCATGGAGATGACCGAGGACGAGGTCGCGTTCAAGCTCCTCAAGGGCGAGATGGAGCCGGTCATCACCCGCTACGACGAGGACGCCGCCGTCGAGGAGACGCTGGCGAACATCACGGTCGCGGGCAAGAAGGCGAAGAAGCTCAACGACCGGATGCTCGGCGAGATACCTACCAAGCACGCCATCGGGAAGCTCCTGGAGTACGACTTCATCGACGGCTTCGCGCCGACCGACCTCGGCCGCGTCGTCTGTACGCACTTCCTCACCCCCGGCGACGCCTTCACCATCCTCGACGGGGTCCGCAAGGAGAAACACCCCTACGAGGTCGTCGCCGACATCGAGTTGAAGGACCAGGAGCTGTGA
- a CDS encoding DUF7504 family protein, whose translation MTGIDDIGARNVLLTDRQHETAYCGDLLDASAAGNRAELTVSFPDAQAEQTGFGSLSSGQPARRGIISVGDVMRSASSTNPDFSAPVPMDAVEDPGNLQAIGTSISQFCEQWDRQDLDIVVCFDSLTELLDHASTEAVFQFCHVLNSRLASVDALAHFHLDPAAHEDETVATFQSIFDVTVGKTTDADAIEAFTQATDDDIAALADGWGEEARYSIVGDSDSGRPDEVSEASDEDIAELLEGC comes from the coding sequence ATGACCGGAATCGACGACATCGGGGCCAGGAACGTGTTGCTGACGGACCGCCAGCACGAGACGGCGTACTGTGGTGACCTGCTCGACGCGAGTGCGGCAGGGAACCGCGCCGAGCTGACCGTCTCGTTCCCCGACGCACAGGCCGAGCAGACCGGCTTCGGCAGTCTCTCGTCCGGCCAGCCCGCGAGGAGGGGCATCATCTCCGTGGGCGACGTCATGCGCTCTGCGTCGTCGACCAACCCCGACTTCTCGGCGCCCGTCCCGATGGACGCCGTCGAGGACCCGGGCAACCTGCAGGCCATCGGCACGTCCATCAGCCAGTTCTGCGAGCAGTGGGACCGGCAGGACCTCGACATCGTGGTGTGTTTCGACTCGCTCACCGAACTGCTCGACCACGCCAGCACCGAGGCCGTCTTCCAGTTCTGTCACGTCCTCAACAGCCGTCTCGCGTCGGTCGACGCGCTGGCGCACTTCCACCTCGACCCGGCCGCACACGAGGACGAGACGGTCGCCACCTTCCAGTCCATCTTCGACGTGACCGTCGGCAAGACCACCGACGCCGACGCCATCGAGGCGTTCACCCAGGCGACCGACGACGACATCGCGGCACTCGCCGACGGCTGGGGCGAGGAGGCACGGTACTCCATCGTCGGCGACAGCGACTCCGGCCGGCCCGACGAGGTCTCGGAGGCCTCCGACGAGGACATCGCCGAGTTGCTGGAAGGCTGCTGA
- a CDS encoding DUF7504 family protein — protein sequence MTDDAATADARTVLLLDETTASESGEHCDDLMHVCRADRRAELVVSFPGDVTDGVDFGSLSGGRQPAKRGSITVGETFRAVGAGEPDFSDPIVEDTVADPTDLQTLGQTISRFCEVWNDAGYEIAVCFDSLTDLLRANDAEIVFKFCHVLASRLTAAGAVAHFHLDPGAHSQQLELTFEQIFDETRMEEIDVEHLVPSRRSRASDTDVAEETAQLDLTDPTADDASTDSDRSAGGDPTDDTSASDTSSDDATGDRTTDGDGEASDEEIAERFSAINGS from the coding sequence ATGACCGACGACGCGGCGACAGCCGACGCACGAACAGTTCTCCTGCTCGACGAGACCACGGCCTCTGAGTCCGGCGAGCACTGCGACGACCTGATGCACGTCTGTAGAGCCGACCGGCGGGCCGAACTCGTCGTGTCCTTCCCGGGTGACGTGACCGACGGGGTCGACTTCGGCTCGCTGTCCGGCGGCCGCCAGCCGGCGAAACGCGGCAGCATCACCGTGGGCGAGACCTTCCGGGCCGTGGGGGCGGGCGAACCGGACTTCAGCGACCCCATCGTCGAGGACACCGTCGCCGACCCGACGGACCTCCAGACCCTCGGCCAGACGATCAGTCGCTTCTGCGAGGTCTGGAACGACGCCGGCTACGAGATAGCGGTCTGTTTCGACTCCCTGACAGACCTCCTCCGCGCGAACGACGCCGAGATCGTCTTCAAGTTCTGTCACGTGCTCGCCAGCCGACTCACCGCGGCCGGTGCCGTCGCCCACTTCCACCTCGACCCGGGCGCACACAGCCAGCAACTCGAGTTGACCTTCGAGCAGATATTCGACGAGACGCGCATGGAGGAGATCGACGTCGAACACCTCGTCCCCTCCCGGCGGTCGCGGGCCAGCGACACCGACGTGGCCGAGGAGACGGCCCAGCTGGACCTCACCGACCCGACGGCCGATGACGCCTCGACCGACAGCGACAGGTCGGCCGGTGGCGACCCGACCGACGACACGTCCGCCAGCGACACCTCGTCAGACGACGCCACGGGCGACAGGACGACCGACGGGGACGGCGAGGCCTCCGACGAGGAGATCGCCGAGCGGTTCTCGGCCATCAACGGGTCCTGA
- a CDS encoding SLC13 family permease codes for MWPVVARRVVALTPEILFVFALVLAALVFFATEPVPVDITALGIMVVLLVTGPLSEQLADLGLIASPLYLLGSAETGPAPELGIAGFASTATITVLAMFILSDGVQRTGIIQILGRKLAALTGDSETKQLSATMGVVAPLSGFINNTAAVAILLPMVTDIAHKGKTSPSKLLIPLSYASMFGGMLTLIGTSTNILASEVARDIANRDDAPVGSARLADGFSMFEFTELGIVVAIVGFAYLLVVGRYLIPERIRAREDLTEEFQMADYLTEVEVREDSPLIGQTVRDALVETDFDVDLVQLVRGDEVFLEPLGPKAIQAGDIFLVRTDRDTLVELMDVEGFDLVPNFEVTEEELEQAETDENLVEVVVAPGSDLVGESLTSMNFRQRYDATVLALRRGGELIRKRMDNIVLRVGDTLLVQATADSIERLDVNRDFIVAQEIERHDYREDRIPVALGIIGGVVGLAALDILPIVVSALAGALAMVFTGCLKPGEVYDAVQWDVIVLLAGVIPLGTAMQNTGAALYLADVLVQSADLLPEIAVLGLFYVLTAALTNVISNNASVVLMIPVAFDAAARLGASPYAFVLAVTFAASTAFMTPVGYQTNLFVYGPGGYRFSDYAKVGTPLQLVFAVVTTIGIATIWGI; via the coding sequence ATGTGGCCAGTCGTTGCCCGGCGTGTGGTCGCACTCACGCCCGAGATACTGTTCGTGTTCGCGCTGGTGCTCGCCGCGCTGGTGTTCTTCGCGACCGAACCCGTCCCGGTCGACATCACCGCGCTCGGCATCATGGTGGTCCTGCTCGTCACGGGACCGCTCAGCGAGCAGCTCGCAGACCTCGGGCTCATCGCCAGTCCCCTCTACCTGCTCGGGAGCGCCGAGACCGGGCCCGCCCCGGAACTCGGCATCGCGGGGTTCGCCTCGACGGCGACCATCACGGTCCTCGCGATGTTCATCCTCTCCGACGGCGTCCAGCGAACCGGTATCATCCAGATACTCGGGCGCAAGCTCGCGGCGCTCACCGGGGACTCCGAGACCAAGCAACTGAGTGCGACGATGGGTGTGGTCGCCCCCCTCTCTGGGTTCATCAACAACACCGCCGCGGTCGCCATCCTCCTCCCGATGGTGACCGACATCGCCCACAAGGGCAAGACCTCGCCCTCGAAGCTCCTCATCCCGCTCTCGTACGCCTCGATGTTCGGCGGGATGCTCACCCTCATCGGCACCTCGACGAACATCCTCGCCAGCGAGGTCGCCCGCGACATCGCCAACCGGGACGACGCCCCGGTCGGCTCCGCCCGTCTCGCCGACGGGTTCTCGATGTTCGAGTTCACCGAACTCGGCATCGTGGTCGCCATCGTCGGCTTCGCCTACCTGCTCGTCGTCGGGCGCTACCTCATCCCCGAACGCATCCGGGCCCGCGAGGACCTCACCGAGGAGTTCCAGATGGCGGACTACCTCACCGAGGTCGAGGTCCGCGAGGACTCACCGCTCATCGGCCAGACGGTGCGGGACGCGCTCGTCGAGACCGACTTCGACGTCGACCTCGTCCAGCTCGTCCGCGGCGACGAGGTCTTCCTCGAACCGCTCGGCCCGAAGGCCATCCAGGCCGGCGACATCTTCCTCGTCCGGACCGACCGCGACACCCTGGTCGAACTCATGGACGTCGAGGGGTTCGACCTCGTCCCCAACTTCGAGGTCACGGAGGAGGAACTCGAACAGGCCGAGACCGACGAGAACCTCGTCGAGGTGGTCGTCGCCCCCGGCTCCGACCTCGTCGGCGAGTCGCTCACCTCGATGAACTTCCGCCAGCGCTACGACGCGACCGTCCTCGCGCTGCGCCGCGGTGGTGAACTCATCAGGAAGCGCATGGACAACATCGTCCTCCGGGTCGGCGACACCCTGCTCGTCCAGGCGACCGCCGACTCCATCGAGCGCCTCGACGTCAACCGCGACTTCATCGTCGCCCAGGAGATCGAGCGCCACGACTACCGCGAGGACAGGATACCCGTCGCCCTGGGCATCATCGGCGGCGTGGTCGGCCTCGCCGCCCTCGACATCCTCCCCATCGTCGTCAGCGCCCTCGCCGGCGCTCTCGCGATGGTGTTCACCGGCTGTCTCAAACCCGGCGAGGTGTACGACGCGGTCCAGTGGGACGTCATCGTCCTGCTCGCCGGCGTCATCCCGCTCGGCACCGCCATGCAGAACACCGGCGCCGCGCTCTACCTCGCCGACGTCCTCGTCCAGAGCGCCGACCTGCTCCCCGAGATAGCCGTGCTCGGGCTGTTCTACGTCCTGACCGCGGCGCTCACCAACGTCATCTCGAACAACGCCAGCGTCGTCCTCATGATTCCGGTCGCGTTCGACGCTGCTGCCCGGCTCGGCGCCTCGCCCTACGCGTTCGTCCTCGCGGTCACCTTCGCGGCCTCGACCGCGTTCATGACGCCCGTCGGCTACCAGACCAACCTGTTCGTCTACGGTCCCGGCGGCTACCGCTTCTCGGACTACGCGAAGGTCGGGACGCCGCTCCAGCTCGTCTTCGCGGTCGTGACGACCATCGGCATCGCCACCATCTGGGGCATCTAG
- a CDS encoding group I intron-associated PD-(D/E)XK endonuclease has product MDPHRKGDLTEALVIAEFKRRAIPIATSVGDNERWDVLAETETGAILRVQIKTGWIENGTIRLVGTTVHTNSTGNVRKRYHGDVDVFVVYCHENETMYLVEEREFGTQIRLRVDEPAIRHKNINWAEEYEFDERWPPDLDTNARTLQTTDPTTVAGVDALESAGAPVWRDVRGTSKRNVVTVVDGRPYRVRIESGFLREGRIKVHPDETDTDCYVVYCDDLDDCDDVAAVYAIAREEVAETFSLRMDEPERIRANTKLATDYAFATNWPPA; this is encoded by the coding sequence ATGGACCCACACCGGAAAGGTGACCTCACCGAAGCGCTCGTCATCGCCGAGTTCAAGCGCAGAGCGATACCCATCGCCACGTCCGTCGGGGACAACGAACGCTGGGACGTCCTCGCAGAGACGGAGACCGGAGCGATCCTTCGCGTGCAGATCAAGACCGGCTGGATAGAGAACGGGACGATTCGACTGGTCGGGACCACGGTGCACACGAACTCGACCGGGAACGTCCGCAAACGATACCACGGTGACGTGGACGTCTTCGTCGTTTACTGCCACGAGAACGAGACGATGTACCTCGTCGAAGAACGGGAGTTCGGGACGCAGATCAGACTCCGCGTGGATGAACCCGCGATCCGCCACAAGAACATCAACTGGGCCGAGGAGTACGAGTTCGACGAGCGCTGGCCGCCTGACCTCGACACGAACGCCCGGACCCTGCAGACGACCGACCCGACGACCGTCGCCGGTGTCGACGCACTCGAGTCGGCCGGTGCACCGGTCTGGCGCGATGTTCGAGGGACGAGCAAGCGCAACGTCGTGACGGTGGTCGACGGCCGACCGTACCGGGTCCGCATCGAGAGCGGCTTCCTGCGCGAGGGTCGAATCAAGGTGCACCCGGACGAGACAGACACCGACTGCTACGTCGTCTACTGCGACGACCTCGACGACTGCGACGACGTCGCCGCGGTGTACGCGATAGCCCGTGAGGAAGTGGCTGAAACCTTCTCACTCCGGATGGACGAACCCGAACGGATTCGAGCGAACACCAAACTCGCCACCGACTACGCCTTCGCCACCAACTGGCCACCGGCCTGA